A genomic segment from Salvelinus alpinus chromosome 8, SLU_Salpinus.1, whole genome shotgun sequence encodes:
- the LOC139583779 gene encoding enkurin-like isoform X2 — translation MSTTMYPAESIYNLIPREEVKIEKPPRYMSKFRAQVKHEKMLNKATNKTMGPVKVDFPSPEKYLLKHSKEPKLPEKQPFSYLDDETFKKPQIPAKADNPLMGIHTKKDFVKTNAFENIMAVPKKPQPIYADTKTGDKQLLENSGLLPKYIKKKDFGKTPEYLQHRTEEVRRAQDEYDSFVKEHMRQGTMKQLSEDEQNNILQGSLKIALMSKRFQNEISWA, via the exons ATGTCGACCACTATGTATCCAGCAGAAAGTATTTACAACCTTATTCCAAGGGAGGAGGTTAAAATAGAGAAACCACCAAG GTATATGTCAAAGTTTAGGGCACAAGTTAAGCATGAGAAAATGCTGAATAAGGCTACCAACAAGACTATGGGACCAGTAAAAGTAGACTTTCCCTCTCCAGAGAAATATCTGCTCAAGCACTCCAAGGAACCCAAACTTCCTGAAA AGCAACCATTTTCATATTTGGATGATGAGACTTTCAAAAAACCACAAATACCTGCCAAAGCAGACAACCCACTTATGGGCATTCACACCAAAAAGGACTTTGTAAAGACAAACGCCTTTGAGAACATCATGGCAGTGCCAAAAAAGCCACAGCCTATCTATGCCGACACTAAAACTGGAGACAAACAGCTCCTGGAAAATTCAGGACTACTCCCAAAGTACATCAAGAAAAAG GACTTTGGAAAGACCCCTGAATACTTGCAGCATCGcactgaggaggtgaggagggctCAGGATGAGTATGACAGCTTTGTCAAGGAACACATGAGACAGGGCACCATGAAACAGCTCTCTGAGGATGAGCAAAACAACATCCTACAG GGTTCCCTCAAGattgctctgatgtccaaaagatttCAAAACGAAATTTCTTG GGCTTGA
- the LOC139583779 gene encoding enkurin-like isoform X1 has protein sequence MSTTMYPAESIYNLIPREEVKIEKPPRYMSKFRAQVKHEKMLNKATNKTMGPVKVDFPSPEKYLLKHSKEPKLPEKQPFSYLDDETFKKPQIPAKADNPLMGIHTKKDFVKTNAFENIMAVPKKPQPIYADTKTGDKQLLENSGLLPKYIKKKDFGKTPEYLQHRTEEVRRAQDEYDSFVKEHMRQGTMKQLSEDEQNNILQGLKMNWGELHHQYQGLSVVTDTTPKKYRKERLELEMKQLERDIDLIERYKTIYIANN, from the exons ATGTCGACCACTATGTATCCAGCAGAAAGTATTTACAACCTTATTCCAAGGGAGGAGGTTAAAATAGAGAAACCACCAAG GTATATGTCAAAGTTTAGGGCACAAGTTAAGCATGAGAAAATGCTGAATAAGGCTACCAACAAGACTATGGGACCAGTAAAAGTAGACTTTCCCTCTCCAGAGAAATATCTGCTCAAGCACTCCAAGGAACCCAAACTTCCTGAAA AGCAACCATTTTCATATTTGGATGATGAGACTTTCAAAAAACCACAAATACCTGCCAAAGCAGACAACCCACTTATGGGCATTCACACCAAAAAGGACTTTGTAAAGACAAACGCCTTTGAGAACATCATGGCAGTGCCAAAAAAGCCACAGCCTATCTATGCCGACACTAAAACTGGAGACAAACAGCTCCTGGAAAATTCAGGACTACTCCCAAAGTACATCAAGAAAAAG GACTTTGGAAAGACCCCTGAATACTTGCAGCATCGcactgaggaggtgaggagggctCAGGATGAGTATGACAGCTTTGTCAAGGAACACATGAGACAGGGCACCATGAAACAGCTCTCTGAGGATGAGCAAAACAACATCCTACAG GGCTTGAAGATGAACTGGGGGGAGCTGCACCATCAGTACCAGGGACTGTCTGTTGTCACGGACACCACACCTAAGAAGTACCGCAAGGAGCGTCTGGAGCTGGAGATGAAGCAGCTGGAGAGGGACATTGACCTCATCGAGAGATACAAGACTATCTACATCGCCAACAACTAA